The following proteins are encoded in a genomic region of Sylvia atricapilla isolate bSylAtr1 chromosome 14, bSylAtr1.pri, whole genome shotgun sequence:
- the LOC136367295 gene encoding thymosin beta-12-like isoform X1 — translation MADITALANEAMGVFSLSLSGPIMSDKPDFAEIETFDKTKLKKTETREKNPLPTQETIEQEKQSESTA, via the exons ATGGCTGATATCACAGCACTAGCTAATGAAGCCATGGgtgtgttttccctttctttgtcAGGACCCATCATGTCCGACAAACCAGATTTTGCAGAAATTGAAACATTTGACAAGACCAAACTGAAGAAGACAgaaaccagagagaaaaatccaCTGCCCACTCAAGAAA CTATcgaacaggaaaagcaaagtgaaaGTACAGCCTGA
- the LOC136367295 gene encoding thymosin beta-12-like isoform X2, with product MSDKPDFAEIETFDKTKLKKTETREKNPLPTQETIEQEKQSESTA from the exons ATGTCCGACAAACCAGATTTTGCAGAAATTGAAACATTTGACAAGACCAAACTGAAGAAGACAgaaaccagagagaaaaatccaCTGCCCACTCAAGAAA CTATcgaacaggaaaagcaaagtgaaaGTACAGCCTGA
- the WNT8A gene encoding protein Wnt-8a yields the protein MKRSTLLILSITGVYSAILHTAAWSVNNFLMTGPKAYLTFSSSVAAGAHSGMEECKFQFGWERWNCPESALQLSTHNRLRSATRETSFVHAISSAGVMYTLTRNCSLGDFESCGCDDSRNGRVGGRGWVWGGCSDNVEFGEKVSKLFVDALETGHDTRALINLHNNEVGRLAVKDTMRRACKCHGVSGSCSIQTCWLQLAEFREIGNYLKIKYDQAHKLEMDKRRMRAGNSADSRGATAETFHHIHATELVFLEDSPDYCTRNASLGHHGTEGRECLQTGKNLSQWEKRSCRRLCTECGLRVEERRTEVVASCNCKFHWCCTVRCEQCRTLVAKHFCTRRDPAAPNHIRQRSRGHRR from the exons ATGAAGAGAagcaccctcctcatcctctccatCACAGGAGTCTACAGTGCCATTCTCCACACAGCAGCATG gtCTGTGAATAACTTTCTGATGACAGGACCTAAG GCTTACCTGACATTCTCCAGCAGCGTGGCGGCCGGGGCACACAGTGGGATGGAGGAGTGCAAGTTCCAGTTCGGCTGGGAGCGCTGGAACTGCCCCGAGAGCGCCCTGCAGCTCTCCACCCACAACCGGCTCCGCAGCG ctACCCGGGAAACCTCCTTTGTGCACgccatcagctctgctggggtcATGTACACCCTCACCAGGAACTGCAGCCTGGGGGACTTCGAGAGCTGCGGCTGCGACGACTCCAGGAACGGCCGCGTCG gTGGCCGAGGCTGGGTCTGGGGAGGATGCAGTGACAATGTGGAGTTTGGGGAGAAGGTTTCCAAGCTCTTTGTGGATGCCTTGGAAACAGGACACGATACCCGTGCGCTGATCAACCTGCACAACAATGAAGTCGGGAGACTC GCGGTGAAAGACACGATGAGGAGAGCCTGCAAGTGCCACGGGGTGTCgggcagctgcagcatccagacctgctggctgcagctcgCCGAGTTCCGCGAGATCGGCAACTACCTGAAGATCAAATACGACCAGGCCCACAAGCTGGAGATGGACAAGAGGCGCATGAGGGCCGGCAACAGCGCCGACAGCCGCGGGGCCACGGCGGAGACCTTCCACCACATCCACGCCACCGAGCTCGTCTTCCTGGAGGACTCGCCCGACTACTGCACCAGGAACGCCAGCCTGGGCCACCACGGCACCGAGGGCCGCGAGTGCCTGCAGACCGGCAAGAACCTCTCGCAGTGGGAGAAGAGGAGCTGCCGGCGGCTGTGCACCGAGTGCGGCCTGCGGGTGGAGGAGCGGAGGACCGAAGTGGTGGCCAGCTGCAACTGCAAGTTCCACTGGTGCTGCACCGTGCGCTGCGAGCAGTGCCGGACGCTGGTGGCCAAGCACTTCTGCACCCGCCGCGACCCCGCCGCCCCCAACCACAtcaggcagaggagcaggggcCACAGGAGATAG